A DNA window from Shewanella baltica contains the following coding sequences:
- a CDS encoding FAD-dependent monooxygenase translates to MLSSQAYDIAIVGGGMVGLATAIGLAQANLNVVVIDAGHTDAVVGEPRLRVSAINKASQRLLENLGAWTYLDTSRATPYQKMAVWDKDGFGKIAFDANSISETSLGAIIENDAISFALAKRVGEFDNITHIENQRLERIAFGEREAWLTLANGDNVSAALVIAADGANSWVREQCKIPLTFWDYGHHAIVATIRTEMPHLATARQVFLKDGPLAFLPLYEDNLCSIVWSVPPERANELLAMDKVQFERNLTAAFDGRLGICQLESERQAFPLRMRYARHFARHRLVLAGDAAHTIHPLAGQGVNLGFLDAASIIEVISELQQAGKDIGDYAQLRALERWRKADAMEMIAAMEGFKRLFEGTNPLKKAIRDLGLNLVDNVAGLKTVFIQQAMGNKSALPKLCR, encoded by the coding sequence ATGTTAAGTTCACAAGCCTATGACATCGCCATTGTGGGTGGCGGCATGGTGGGACTCGCCACCGCGATTGGATTGGCACAGGCCAATCTTAATGTCGTCGTTATCGATGCGGGCCACACGGATGCCGTTGTCGGCGAGCCGCGTTTACGGGTGAGCGCCATCAATAAGGCGAGTCAGCGCTTGTTAGAAAACTTAGGTGCATGGACTTATTTAGACACTTCCCGTGCCACGCCTTATCAAAAAATGGCGGTGTGGGATAAAGACGGTTTCGGCAAAATTGCCTTTGACGCCAACAGCATCAGCGAAACCAGTCTCGGCGCGATTATCGAAAACGATGCCATTAGCTTTGCGCTGGCGAAACGCGTCGGTGAGTTTGACAATATCACTCATATTGAAAACCAACGCTTAGAACGCATTGCCTTTGGCGAGCGCGAAGCTTGGCTGACCCTCGCCAATGGCGACAACGTAAGTGCCGCCTTGGTGATCGCCGCCGATGGCGCCAACTCTTGGGTGCGTGAGCAATGTAAGATCCCGCTGACATTTTGGGATTACGGCCACCACGCAATCGTCGCGACGATCCGCACCGAAATGCCGCACCTTGCCACCGCCCGCCAAGTGTTTTTAAAGGACGGCCCGTTAGCATTTTTACCTTTGTATGAAGACAATCTCTGCTCCATCGTCTGGTCGGTGCCGCCCGAGCGCGCCAATGAATTATTAGCAATGGACAAAGTGCAATTCGAGCGCAACTTAACCGCGGCTTTTGACGGTCGTTTGGGGATTTGTCAGCTGGAAAGCGAGCGCCAAGCCTTTCCATTACGGATGCGCTACGCCCGCCATTTTGCCCGCCACCGTTTAGTGTTGGCAGGCGACGCCGCCCACACTATCCATCCGCTGGCGGGCCAAGGGGTGAACCTTGGCTTTTTAGATGCGGCCAGCATCATCGAAGTCATCAGCGAATTACAGCAAGCGGGTAAAGATATCGGCGATTATGCCCAGCTGCGCGCACTGGAACGTTGGCGTAAAGCCGATGCAATGGAGATGATTGCGGCGATGGAAGGCTTTAAACGCTTATTCGAAGGGACGAATCCGCTTAAAAAAGCGATCCGCGATCTGGGCTTAAATCTGGTTGATAATGTCGCTGGGCTGAAAACAGTGTTCATACAACAGGCCATGGGCAATAAGTCGGCGCTGCCTAAGTTATGTCGTTAG
- a CDS encoding thiol-disulfide oxidoreductase DCC family protein: MELRIFYDGNCPLCSAEMRQLKARDPNNLIALEDLNASDFSERFSHIDKDYANTILHGETAKGEVLLGLDVTCKAWALTGTRAWIQLLRLPVIKTVADWTYLRFAKHRYRISYLLTGKARCDDNCQIPTKRR, translated from the coding sequence ATGGAACTGCGGATTTTTTATGATGGTAACTGTCCATTATGTAGCGCCGAAATGCGTCAACTGAAAGCGCGCGATCCCAACAACTTGATTGCGCTTGAGGATTTAAATGCATCCGACTTTAGTGAACGTTTCAGCCATATCGATAAAGACTACGCCAATACTATTCTCCATGGTGAAACCGCAAAGGGCGAAGTGTTACTCGGGTTAGATGTCACCTGTAAAGCGTGGGCACTGACAGGCACACGTGCTTGGATCCAACTGTTACGCCTGCCCGTGATAAAAACTGTGGCCGATTGGACTTATCTGCGCTTTGCAAAACACAGATACCGAATATCCTATTTACTGACTGGCAAAGCCCGCTGCGACGATAACTGCCAAATTCCCACCAAACGCCGCTGA
- a CDS encoding cell division protein ZapA, with protein sequence MSNSAVEITLLGRTYSIACPKGQEDALRTVALGVEQQLTALKTRTNSLSREEIAIMAALNIGHELFQEKQKNKHYMQQMDDRISLLQSTLENALVERSTK encoded by the coding sequence ATGAGTAACAGTGCTGTTGAAATTACCCTACTTGGGCGCACCTACTCTATCGCTTGCCCGAAAGGTCAAGAGGATGCCTTACGTACGGTAGCGTTGGGAGTTGAACAACAACTCACAGCGTTAAAAACCCGAACCAATAGCCTAAGCCGCGAAGAAATTGCCATTATGGCGGCGCTGAATATTGGACACGAGTTGTTCCAAGAAAAGCAAAAAAATAAGCATTACATGCAACAGATGGACGACAGGATCAGCTTGCTGCAGTCGACCCTCGAAAATGCCTTAGTTGAGCGTTCAACTAAATAG
- the ubiH gene encoding 2-octaprenyl-6-methoxyphenyl hydroxylase, with product MTATNHMDTSVQHVDIAIVGGAMAGATLALALARLSLSAARPLSIALIEAHLPDKQHPGFDARSIAIAHGSIFELSRLGLWPKLAHLGTAIENIHVSDRGHFGMTELNAAQFHLEALGQVVELERVGQVLFNELNKSEVKLYCPAKLAQVEPAVEGHTLVLDTGERLKAKLVVAADGLQSKVRSSFALPVTQVAFEQTAIIANIQTDKPHQHWAYERFTQTGPLALLPMGDSQGQPRLSLVWALDDARAKQMQTAPKTEFLAALQQAFGYRAGTFIDVSARHAYPLNLSYMPRPIHHRCVFIGNAAQTLHPIAGQGFNLGLRDVVSLLEVLKTALDQGDDIGSAAVTHAYLNAREHDRNSTIRNIEFLVRGFSNQYWPMALGRNLGLRLLSWFPPLKTPVAQKAMGWK from the coding sequence ATGACGGCCACAAATCACATGGATACTTCAGTTCAACACGTCGACATCGCGATTGTAGGCGGTGCGATGGCGGGGGCGACGCTCGCGTTGGCTCTCGCGCGTCTTTCTTTATCCGCAGCTAGGCCGCTTTCCATCGCCTTAATCGAGGCGCACCTTCCTGATAAACAACATCCCGGATTCGATGCTCGCTCCATCGCTATCGCCCATGGTTCTATTTTCGAATTATCCCGTTTAGGCCTCTGGCCAAAGCTCGCCCATTTGGGCACGGCGATTGAAAATATCCATGTATCGGATCGCGGCCACTTTGGCATGACAGAACTCAATGCCGCGCAGTTTCATTTAGAGGCCTTAGGCCAAGTGGTCGAGCTTGAGCGTGTCGGCCAAGTGTTGTTTAACGAGTTGAATAAGAGCGAGGTAAAACTCTATTGCCCCGCCAAGCTTGCCCAAGTGGAACCCGCCGTTGAAGGCCACACCTTAGTGCTCGACACGGGCGAGCGCCTTAAAGCAAAACTCGTGGTCGCCGCCGATGGTCTGCAATCCAAAGTGCGCAGCAGTTTTGCTTTGCCCGTGACCCAAGTGGCTTTTGAGCAAACCGCGATTATTGCCAATATTCAAACCGACAAGCCGCATCAACATTGGGCCTATGAGCGCTTTACCCAAACGGGTCCCTTAGCGTTGTTGCCTATGGGCGATAGCCAAGGTCAACCTCGCTTATCCCTGGTGTGGGCGCTCGATGATGCACGGGCTAAACAGATGCAAACCGCGCCTAAAACGGAATTTTTAGCGGCGCTGCAGCAGGCCTTTGGTTATCGTGCGGGCACGTTTATCGATGTCAGCGCGCGCCATGCGTATCCGCTTAATTTGTCGTATATGCCAAGGCCAATTCATCACAGATGTGTGTTTATTGGCAATGCGGCGCAGACGCTGCATCCAATTGCGGGGCAAGGATTTAACTTAGGCCTGCGGGATGTAGTGAGCTTACTTGAGGTGCTCAAAACGGCGCTAGATCAGGGTGATGATATCGGCTCCGCCGCCGTGACCCATGCTTATCTCAATGCCCGCGAGCACGACAGAAACAGCACTATCCGGAATATCGAATTTTTAGTCCGTGGCTTTTCAAACCAATACTGGCCGATGGCGCTGGGTCGTAACTTAGGCTTGCGCTTATTATCTTGGTTTCCGCCACTTAAAACCCCCGTTGCTCAAAAGGCGATGGGCTGGAAATAA
- a CDS encoding 5-formyltetrahydrofolate cyclo-ligase: MSTSSKLSHFPPKSDTAHLAVEVAAVGEMTDVASHAANIAIHTQESRNQLRKSIRTARKSLSESEQTQASLSASQRMLDALQAQNAQHVALYLTHDGELATPPLIAALWQLGIHTYLPRLHPFNAGQLLFLHYSADTPMQANQFGILEPKLDVRAIIPVTELDVVITPLVAFDLMGNRMGMGGGYYDRTLANWQLKGKPLPMGYAHDCQQVVSLPCEHWDVPLPFIITPSRVLTF; the protein is encoded by the coding sequence ATGTCTACATCCTCCAAACTTTCTCATTTCCCCCCAAAAAGCGACACGGCGCACCTTGCCGTAGAGGTTGCTGCTGTTGGTGAAATGACTGATGTCGCAAGCCATGCGGCAAATATCGCCATTCATACGCAAGAAAGCCGCAATCAGTTACGCAAAAGCATTCGTACCGCCCGCAAATCCCTTTCAGAAAGCGAGCAAACCCAAGCAAGCTTAAGCGCCAGCCAACGAATGCTCGATGCATTGCAGGCCCAAAATGCGCAACATGTGGCGCTTTATCTCACCCACGATGGCGAACTCGCCACGCCGCCGCTGATCGCTGCGCTGTGGCAATTGGGTATTCACACCTATCTGCCAAGGTTGCATCCCTTCAATGCTGGGCAACTGTTATTCCTGCATTACAGTGCTGATACCCCGATGCAGGCGAATCAATTCGGCATCTTAGAACCTAAGTTAGATGTGCGCGCCATTATCCCAGTAACTGAGCTAGATGTGGTTATCACGCCCTTAGTGGCGTTTGATTTAATGGGGAATCGCATGGGCATGGGCGGCGGTTATTACGATAGGACGCTGGCAAACTGGCAGCTTAAAGGTAAACCTTTGCCTATGGGTTATGCCCACGACTGTCAGCAAGTTGTGAGTTTACCCTGCGAGCATTGGGATGTGCCTTTGCCATTCATCATCACCCCAAGTCGCGTACTGACGTTCTAA
- the gcvT gene encoding glycine cleavage system aminomethyltransferase GcvT produces the protein MANKTILFNKHLESNAKMVDFHGWDMPLNYGSQIEEHNAVRQDAGMFDVSHMTVVDVIGNDACAFLRKLLANDVAKLKVPGKALYGGMLDENAGVIDDLITYYLTDTNYRVVVNSATREKDLAWIAKQSQGFDVTVTERPELAMIAVQGPNAKAKAAAVFSAEQNAAIEGMKPFFGKQAGSLFIATTGYTGEAGYEIIVPENEAEAMWQALLDQGVKPCGLGARDTLRLEAGMNLYGLDMDETINPLAANMGWTIAWEPSDRDFIGRKALETLRDAGTDKLVGLVMEEKGVLRHDMPVFFTDSAGVEHQGVITSGTFSPTLGYSIAMARVPNSIGDTAEVEMRKKRVAVRVVAPNFVRNGKQAF, from the coding sequence ATGGCTAACAAAACTATTCTGTTTAACAAGCACTTAGAATCAAACGCTAAGATGGTCGACTTCCACGGTTGGGACATGCCTCTCAACTATGGCTCACAAATCGAAGAACACAATGCCGTGCGTCAAGACGCGGGTATGTTCGACGTTTCCCACATGACAGTGGTTGATGTGATTGGTAACGACGCTTGTGCATTTCTGCGTAAGTTGCTGGCAAACGATGTGGCTAAGCTTAAAGTTCCAGGTAAAGCCTTATACGGCGGCATGTTAGACGAAAATGCTGGCGTCATCGACGACCTCATCACTTACTATCTCACTGACACTAACTACCGCGTGGTAGTGAACTCAGCGACCCGCGAAAAAGATCTCGCTTGGATCGCCAAGCAATCCCAAGGTTTTGATGTCACTGTGACTGAGCGTCCAGAGCTGGCGATGATCGCCGTTCAAGGTCCTAACGCTAAAGCGAAAGCCGCAGCCGTGTTCAGTGCCGAGCAAAACGCCGCCATCGAAGGCATGAAACCTTTCTTCGGTAAGCAAGCCGGTTCTCTGTTTATTGCGACTACGGGTTACACAGGCGAAGCAGGCTACGAAATTATCGTCCCAGAAAACGAAGCAGAGGCCATGTGGCAAGCATTGTTAGATCAAGGTGTTAAACCTTGTGGTCTCGGTGCCCGTGACACACTGCGTCTCGAAGCCGGCATGAATCTTTACGGCTTAGACATGGACGAAACCATCAACCCATTGGCCGCCAACATGGGCTGGACCATCGCATGGGAACCGAGCGACCGTGACTTCATCGGCCGTAAAGCCCTCGAAACACTTCGCGATGCCGGAACCGACAAACTTGTTGGTCTAGTGATGGAAGAAAAGGGCGTGTTACGCCATGATATGCCAGTATTTTTCACCGACTCAGCCGGTGTTGAGCACCAAGGCGTGATTACCAGCGGTACTTTCTCGCCAACATTGGGCTATTCTATTGCGATGGCGCGTGTTCCTAACTCAATTGGGGATACGGCGGAAGTCGAAATGCGTAAAAAACGTGTGGCTGTTAGAGTAGTAGCGCCAAACTTTGTGCGCAACGGTAAACAAGCATTTTAA
- the gcvH gene encoding glycine cleavage system protein GcvH, whose protein sequence is MSNIPTELKYASSHEWIRKEEDGSYTVGITEHAQELLGDMVFVELPEVGDTVTAGEDCAVAESVKAASDIYAPISGEVIAVNEALEDSPELVNSSAYGEGWFFRVMPSDESEVDALLDAEGYQAVIDED, encoded by the coding sequence ATGAGCAATATTCCGACAGAACTGAAATACGCCTCTTCACACGAATGGATCCGCAAGGAAGAAGACGGCAGCTACACAGTAGGTATCACTGAACATGCCCAAGAGCTGTTAGGTGACATGGTTTTCGTTGAACTCCCAGAAGTTGGCGACACTGTAACTGCGGGTGAAGACTGTGCTGTAGCTGAATCAGTAAAAGCGGCGTCTGACATTTATGCCCCAATTTCTGGCGAAGTGATTGCCGTGAACGAAGCGCTGGAAGATTCTCCAGAACTCGTTAACAGCAGCGCTTACGGCGAAGGCTGGTTCTTCCGCGTAATGCCTTCTGACGAATCAGAAGTCGACGCCCTGCTGGATGCCGAAGGCTACCAAGCTGTAATCGACGAAGATTAA
- the mdh gene encoding malate dehydrogenase, giving the protein MKVAVLGAAGGIGQALALLLKTQLPAGSHLSLYDIAPVTPGVAVDLSHIPTAVEIKGFAGEDPTPALVGADVVLISAGVARKPGMDRSDLFNINAGIVRNLIEKVAATCPTALVGIITNPVNTTVAIAAEVMKKAGVYDKNRLFGITTLDVIRSETFIAELKGLNVADVKVNVIGGHSGVTILPLLSQVEGVTFTDEEVATMTTRIQNAGTEVVEAKAGGGSATLSMGQAACRFGLSLVRGLQGEANIVECAYVDGGSEHAEFFAQPVLLGKNGIEKVLPYGEVSAFEANARDSMLDTLKGDIKLGVDFVK; this is encoded by the coding sequence TGTACTTGGTGCTGCTGGTGGTATCGGCCAGGCTCTTGCCCTACTGTTAAAAACTCAACTGCCTGCGGGTTCACATTTGTCTCTATATGATATCGCACCGGTTACTCCGGGTGTTGCGGTTGACTTGAGCCACATCCCTACTGCTGTTGAAATCAAAGGTTTTGCTGGTGAAGATCCAACGCCTGCCCTAGTGGGTGCTGACGTTGTTCTAATTTCTGCTGGTGTTGCGCGTAAGCCTGGTATGGATCGTTCAGATCTGTTCAATATCAATGCTGGTATCGTTCGCAACCTGATCGAAAAAGTAGCGGCAACTTGCCCTACGGCTTTGGTTGGCATTATCACTAACCCAGTCAACACCACTGTCGCTATCGCTGCAGAAGTGATGAAGAAAGCGGGTGTTTATGATAAGAACCGTCTGTTCGGTATCACGACATTAGACGTGATCCGTTCTGAAACCTTCATCGCCGAATTAAAAGGCCTGAATGTTGCTGACGTTAAAGTCAATGTGATCGGCGGCCACAGCGGCGTGACCATTCTGCCATTACTGTCTCAAGTTGAAGGCGTGACTTTCACTGACGAAGAAGTGGCAACGATGACGACTCGTATTCAAAACGCGGGTACAGAAGTGGTTGAAGCTAAAGCCGGTGGCGGTAGCGCGACTCTGTCTATGGGTCAAGCGGCTTGCCGTTTCGGCCTGTCTTTGGTTCGTGGTCTGCAAGGCGAAGCTAACATCGTTGAATGCGCCTATGTTGACGGCGGCAGCGAGCACGCAGAGTTCTTCGCACAACCTGTGCTGTTAGGCAAAAACGGTATTGAAAAAGTACTGCCTTACGGTGAAGTGAGTGCATTCGAAGCTAACGCTCGTGATTCTATGTTAGATACGCTGAAAGGCGATATCAAACTAGGTGTTGATTTCGTTAAATAA
- the gcvP gene encoding aminomethyl-transferring glycine dehydrogenase → MTKQTLTQLEQHDLFLRRHIGPDSNQQQAMLNFVGAESLEDLTAQIVPESIRLSQDLSIGDSCGEAEGIAYIRGLADQNQVFKSYIGMGYYGTQVPNVILRNVFENPGWYTAYTPYQPEIAQGRLEAILNFQQVSMDLTGLDLASASLLDEATAAAEAMALAKRVSKAKKANIFFVADDVFPQTLDVVKTRAECFGFEVVVGPASEAVNYELFGALFQYTNRFGQITDFTELFATLRAKNVIVTVAADIMSLVLLKSPGSMGADVVFGSAQRFGVPMGFGGPHAAFFVARDEHKRSMPGRIIGVSKDARGNRALRMAMQTREQHIRREKANSNICTAQILLANMASFYAVFHGPDGLKTIASRINRFADILAAGLQAKGVSLVNSTWFDTISTKGLDVAAVNARALAAEMNLRFDADGTVGVSLDETTLRTDIDALFDVILGAGHGLDVAALDAQIVSQGSQSIPAALVRQDAILSHPTFNRYQSETEMMRYIKRLESKDLALNYSMISLGSCTMKLNAAVEMLPVSWPEFANMHPFSPLDQAKGYTQLIEELSTWLVNITGYDAVCIQPNSGAQGEYAGLLAIKKYHESRGDAHRNICLIPQSAHGTNPASAQLAGMQVIVTACDKQGNVDLEDLKTKAAEVAGNLSCIMITYPSTHGVYEESIREICDIVHQHGGQVYLDGANMNAQVGLTSPGFIGADVSHLNLHKTFAIPHGGGGPGMGPIGVKSHLAPFVAGHVVVKPGRESDHNGAVSAAPYGSAGILPISWMYIKLLGSQGLKKSTQTALLNANYVMKKLSEHYPVLFRGRNDRVAHECIIDLRPLKEASGVTEMDIAKRLNDYGFHAPTMSFPVAGTLMIEPTESESKVELDRFIDAMVSIRAEIAKVESGEWPVDNNPLHNAPHTMADIMDPEFDTRPYSREVAVFPSASVRTNKFWPTVNRIDDVYGDRNLMCSCAPLSDYE, encoded by the coding sequence ATGACCAAGCAAACCCTTACTCAGTTAGAACAGCACGATTTATTCTTACGTCGTCATATCGGCCCAGATAGTAACCAACAGCAAGCGATGCTGAATTTTGTTGGTGCTGAGTCACTGGAAGATCTGACCGCGCAAATCGTGCCTGAGTCGATCCGTTTAAGCCAAGACCTGAGCATTGGTGATTCCTGCGGCGAAGCCGAAGGCATTGCCTACATTCGTGGTTTAGCGGACCAAAACCAAGTATTTAAGAGCTACATAGGTATGGGTTACTACGGCACACAAGTGCCAAACGTGATCCTGCGTAACGTATTTGAAAACCCAGGTTGGTACACGGCTTACACGCCATATCAGCCAGAAATCGCCCAAGGCCGTTTAGAAGCCATTCTAAACTTCCAACAAGTGTCGATGGACTTAACGGGTTTAGATTTGGCTTCTGCTTCTTTACTAGATGAAGCAACCGCTGCTGCCGAAGCGATGGCGCTGGCAAAGCGTGTTTCTAAAGCGAAAAAAGCCAATATCTTCTTCGTTGCCGATGATGTGTTCCCGCAAACCTTAGACGTAGTGAAAACCCGCGCTGAGTGTTTTGGTTTTGAAGTGGTGGTTGGTCCTGCAAGCGAAGCCGTTAACTACGAGCTGTTTGGTGCTTTGTTCCAATATACTAACCGTTTCGGTCAAATCACTGACTTCACCGAATTATTCGCAACCCTGCGTGCGAAGAATGTGATTGTGACTGTGGCCGCCGACATTATGTCTTTGGTATTACTGAAATCACCGGGCTCTATGGGCGCCGATGTGGTATTTGGTAGTGCACAGCGTTTCGGCGTACCAATGGGCTTTGGTGGTCCACACGCGGCTTTCTTCGTTGCCCGTGACGAGCACAAACGTTCTATGCCTGGCCGTATCATTGGTGTGTCAAAAGACGCCCGTGGTAACCGCGCTCTGCGTATGGCGATGCAAACTCGCGAGCAACATATTCGCCGCGAAAAAGCCAACTCAAACATTTGTACTGCACAAATTTTATTAGCGAACATGGCGTCTTTCTACGCCGTATTCCACGGCCCAGATGGCCTGAAAACTATCGCGTCACGCATTAACCGTTTTGCCGATATTTTAGCGGCAGGTTTGCAAGCGAAGGGCGTGAGCTTAGTCAACAGCACTTGGTTTGATACCATCAGCACCAAAGGCTTAGATGTTGCTGCTGTTAATGCACGTGCACTGGCTGCTGAAATGAACCTACGTTTCGATGCCGACGGCACTGTGGGCGTGAGCTTAGACGAAACCACATTGCGCACAGATATCGACGCGCTGTTTGATGTGATCTTAGGCGCTGGCCATGGTTTAGATGTTGCCGCGTTAGACGCGCAAATCGTGAGCCAAGGTAGCCAATCGATTCCTGCTGCACTCGTGCGTCAAGATGCGATTTTAAGCCACCCAACCTTCAATCGCTATCAAAGCGAAACCGAGATGATGCGTTATATCAAACGTCTCGAAAGCAAAGACTTAGCACTTAACTACTCGATGATTTCACTGGGCTCATGCACCATGAAGTTAAACGCAGCGGTTGAAATGCTCCCTGTGAGCTGGCCAGAATTTGCCAACATGCACCCATTCAGCCCACTGGATCAAGCCAAAGGCTACACCCAGTTGATTGAAGAGCTGTCGACTTGGTTAGTGAACATCACAGGCTACGACGCTGTGTGTATCCAGCCTAACTCAGGCGCTCAAGGTGAATACGCTGGCTTGTTAGCCATCAAGAAATACCATGAGTCACGTGGCGATGCGCACAGAAACATCTGTTTGATCCCGCAATCTGCCCACGGTACTAACCCAGCATCGGCGCAATTAGCCGGTATGCAAGTGATAGTTACTGCCTGTGACAAGCAAGGTAACGTCGATTTAGAAGATCTGAAGACCAAAGCCGCCGAAGTGGCTGGAAACCTGTCTTGCATCATGATCACTTACCCATCGACCCACGGTGTGTATGAAGAATCTATCCGCGAAATCTGCGACATAGTGCATCAGCACGGCGGTCAAGTGTACTTAGACGGCGCCAATATGAACGCGCAGGTTGGCTTAACGTCTCCTGGCTTTATCGGTGCCGACGTATCACACCTTAACCTACACAAAACCTTCGCTATTCCACACGGCGGCGGTGGCCCAGGTATGGGCCCAATCGGCGTGAAATCGCACTTAGCCCCATTCGTTGCGGGCCACGTTGTGGTTAAACCGGGCCGTGAAAGTGATCACAACGGCGCTGTATCAGCCGCACCTTATGGTAGCGCGGGCATTCTGCCTATCAGTTGGATGTACATTAAGCTGTTAGGCTCTCAAGGCCTGAAAAAGTCGACCCAAACTGCGCTGTTAAACGCCAACTACGTGATGAAGAAGCTGTCTGAACACTACCCAGTATTGTTCCGTGGCCGTAACGATCGCGTGGCGCACGAATGTATTATCGACTTACGTCCACTGAAAGAAGCCTCAGGCGTGACCGAAATGGATATCGCTAAGCGTTTGAATGACTACGGTTTCCACGCACCAACCATGAGCTTCCCTGTTGCGGGAACCCTGATGATTGAGCCGACGGAATCTGAATCTAAGGTGGAACTCGATCGTTTCATCGACGCTATGGTGTCAATCCGCGCTGAAATCGCCAAAGTGGAATCGGGCGAATGGCCAGTGGACAACAACCCGCTGCACAACGCACCGCACACTATGGCCGATATCATGGACCCAGAGTTTGATACGCGTCCATACAGCCGCGAAGTGGCCGTGTTCCCAAGTGCATCAGTACGCACCAACAAGTTCTGGCCAACCGTGAATCGTATTGATGATGTCTACGGCGACCGCAACTTGATGTGTTCGTGTGCACCATTATCAGACTACGAGTAG
- a CDS encoding UPF0149 family protein: MATPPSLRIDSLKLALDAAEIGQHPVEVHGALVGLICGGVAQTGDTWIKPLFDLMNDGQPLPAQLHQLVCDLFNDSVARLVDFEFGFMPLLPEEEEPLSQRVEALSLWTQSFLTGMAIIQPKLNQASAEVREVIKDLAEIAQVEFDVADDEESEAAYTELLEFVRIAAIMCYSEFGPEIPLGETDDTAVVH, encoded by the coding sequence ATGGCAACCCCTCCTTCGTTACGTATCGACAGCTTAAAACTCGCCTTAGATGCGGCTGAAATCGGCCAACATCCGGTAGAAGTTCACGGTGCTTTAGTCGGTTTAATTTGCGGTGGTGTAGCGCAAACTGGCGACACTTGGATCAAGCCTTTATTTGACTTGATGAACGATGGTCAACCTTTGCCAGCGCAGTTGCACCAATTAGTGTGTGATTTGTTTAATGATTCTGTCGCGCGTTTAGTGGATTTTGAATTTGGTTTCATGCCGTTGTTGCCCGAAGAAGAAGAGCCGCTCAGCCAACGTGTTGAAGCCTTGTCCCTTTGGACCCAAAGCTTTTTGACTGGCATGGCAATTATTCAGCCGAAACTGAATCAAGCCTCGGCAGAAGTGCGTGAAGTGATCAAAGACTTGGCGGAAATTGCCCAAGTCGAATTTGATGTTGCCGACGATGAAGAATCCGAAGCCGCTTACACTGAACTACTCGAGTTTGTGCGCATCGCCGCCATTATGTGTTACTCGGAGTTTGGCCCTGAGATCCCGCTTGGCGAGACTGACGATACTGCGGTGGTGCATTAA
- the folM gene encoding dihydromonapterin reductase: MTSPIIITGVGKRIGYALAKHFLAQGQQVIGTYRSHYDSIDELNALGATLYPCDFYDDGQVQALIDELTQLPQIRAIIHNASDWLPDPVLTTNEPLKSNTFAPSEVLQRMMQVHVSVPYQLNLALEAQLRVAACDEIGGSDVIHITDYVAEKGSQKHIAYAASKAALHNMTLSFAAKFAPEVKVNSIAPAMILFNTGDDAAYQQKTLAKALLPKEAGNAEIIELVDYLLNSRYVTGRCHNVDGGRQLK, from the coding sequence ATGACATCTCCCATCATAATCACAGGCGTGGGTAAACGCATAGGTTACGCCTTAGCCAAACATTTTCTCGCCCAAGGTCAGCAGGTGATTGGTACTTATCGCAGCCATTACGATAGCATTGATGAGCTGAACGCTTTAGGTGCGACTCTGTATCCCTGCGATTTTTATGACGATGGCCAAGTGCAAGCCTTAATTGATGAGTTAACTCAACTGCCTCAAATTCGCGCCATTATTCACAATGCTTCGGACTGGCTGCCTGATCCTGTTCTTACTACGAATGAGCCTTTAAAGAGTAACACTTTTGCGCCGAGCGAAGTGCTGCAGCGGATGATGCAAGTGCATGTGAGCGTGCCCTATCAGTTGAACTTGGCCTTAGAGGCGCAGCTACGTGTCGCTGCTTGCGATGAAATCGGCGGCAGTGATGTGATTCATATTACCGATTACGTGGCAGAGAAGGGCAGTCAGAAGCACATAGCCTATGCCGCCAGTAAAGCCGCGCTGCACAATATGACGCTATCCTTTGCCGCCAAATTTGCGCCCGAGGTGAAAGTGAATTCGATTGCGCCGGCGATGATCCTATTTAATACGGGTGATGACGCCGCCTATCAGCAAAAAACCTTAGCCAAAGCGCTGTTGCCGAAAGAGGCGGGGAATGCGGAGATTATCGAACTCGTGGACTACCTACTTAATAGCCGCTACGTCACAGGTCGTTGCCATAATGTCGACGGCGGTCGCCAGTTAAAATAG